The genomic interval TCGGGGCCTTTGCGGCCTCCGTACTCACGCGGCAGGTCGGACGTGTCTACGGCCGGGGAAACGGGGGTGTCGGAACGTGCGGATTCGCCCGGCTCGGCCGGCGGAGCACCCTTGGGTGTCTCGCCGTGGTCTACGGGCGACGATCGTTCATCTGACATAGCGGTACTCTAAACCTGCGAATGGCTGCTGGCAAGATGAATAGCGGCTTAACCAGCGCCGCCGAACCTTGGCCAGGAAAGGCTTTACGGTCGCGATAGAATACGGCTTCAAGCTTTTTTGGATGCATCATGAACTCCGCCACCCGCCAGACCGGTACCGCACTGGGCATCATTTGCGTGCAAGGCCCGGATGCCGCTTCGTTTTTGCGCGCGCAGCTGACCAACGACGTAGCACGACTGGGACCGGATCGCCATTTCCTGGCGGCATGGTGCGATGCCAAAGGGCGCACCGAGATGATTGCGCGCGTGGTCGAGACCGAAACCGACGGCTATCTTCTCATCCTGCCGCAGGCACTGATCGAGCCCATGATCAAGCGTTTGCAGATGTACGTACTGCGGGCGAAGGTCGCGCTGTCGGATATGACCGGCGAGCGCGCCGTGTATGGCCTGACCGGGGCGACGCTGCCGGCCCCCGGACATACCGAAGCGCGAGCCGGCATGCGGGTACTCGGATTGCCCGCTTCGCGCGATGGCGCGGCGCGGGCACTGGTCATCGGCGACAATAGCGTCATGCCCGCATCGAATGACGCGATGGCCACCGACGACGAGCGTTGGCTGATCGCCGATATCGATGCCGGCCTGCCCGTCGTGCTGCCGGCCACGCGCGGGCTGTTCGTGCCACAGATGCTCAATCTGCACTGGCTGATGGCGATCGATTTCGACAAGGGCTGTTATCCCGGTCAGGAGATCATCGCGCGGCTGCATTATCGCGGCACCCTCACCCGTCGCACCTTTCGCCTGCACTGGCAGGGAGAGCGGCCGATACCGGGCGAGCGCA from Salinisphaera sp. T31B1 carries:
- a CDS encoding DUF1674 domain-containing protein, translating into MSDERSSPVDHGETPKGAPPAEPGESARSDTPVSPAVDTSDLPREYGGRKGPEPVRYGDWEKNGRCIDF
- a CDS encoding folate-binding protein, translating into MNSATRQTGTALGIICVQGPDAASFLRAQLTNDVARLGPDRHFLAAWCDAKGRTEMIARVVETETDGYLLILPQALIEPMIKRLQMYVLRAKVALSDMTGERAVYGLTGATLPAPGHTEARAGMRVLGLPASRDGAARALVIGDNSVMPASNDAMATDDERWLIADIDAGLPVVLPATRGLFVPQMLNLHWLMAIDFDKGCYPGQEIIARLHYRGTLTRRTFRLHWQGERPIPGERITDSEDNEVGTVIAAARDGSPNHGRLLAVLKAAAIGADTLTCPQTALTLGDLPYPTPD